One region of Priestia megaterium genomic DNA includes:
- a CDS encoding general stress protein, whose protein sequence is MTKNVVGTYDSEEAVITAIRNLKTQGYPDSALSVLTNSGPHHENTEVIERSAGIDVQTVDTDQHSKHHQSFMEKIKNAFTSSEEKMDQDVNQIENQLTEYGVPAAEASSYVSDLKNGKVLLMVDAVEHDKHNSALGQTVTPAEKSAEPMNEKMLYGNHENKIR, encoded by the coding sequence ATGACAAAAAATGTAGTAGGTACGTATGATTCAGAAGAGGCCGTTATTACAGCGATTCGAAATTTAAAAACACAGGGATATCCGGACAGTGCACTTTCTGTTTTGACAAACAGTGGTCCTCATCATGAAAATACAGAAGTGATTGAGCGTTCTGCAGGAATCGATGTGCAAACAGTTGATACAGATCAACACTCAAAGCACCATCAATCCTTTATGGAGAAAATAAAAAATGCTTTTACTTCGTCTGAAGAAAAAATGGATCAAGATGTTAATCAAATCGAAAATCAATTAACCGAATATGGTGTACCTGCTGCGGAAGCTTCCTCGTATGTATCTGATCTTAAAAACGGAAAAGTTTTGCTGATGGTAGACGCAGTTGAGCATGATAAACACAATTCAGCTCTAGGACAAACCGTGACACCTGCTGAAAAATCAGCTGAACCAATGAATGAAAAAATGTTATACGGCAATCACGAAAATAAAATAAGGTAA
- a CDS encoding alpha/beta-type small acid-soluble spore protein, with product MANSRNKSSNELAVHGAQQAIDQMKYEIASEFGVTLGPDTTARANGSVGGEITKRLVQMAEQQLGGGRF from the coding sequence ATGGCAAACAGCAGAAATAAGAGCAGCAACGAATTAGCAGTACACGGTGCTCAACAAGCAATCGATCAAATGAAGTATGAGATCGCTAGCGAATTTGGCGTAACTCTTGGTCCTGACACAACTGCACGCGCAAACGGCTCAGTAGGCGGAGAAATCACAAAACGCCTTGTGCAAATGGCTGAACAGCAACTTGGCGGCGGACGTTTCTAA
- a CDS encoding prolyl oligopeptidase family serine peptidase → MYQTLKKYVLLAVTWSLAIGIVLSYEKEALAKQAHEKATSYRTVTEIYDWGAVITKIIIDLGEPVPTNSLTKETFKVHVARSDSRLKPSLLEQGDRTIKKAYVSDKDGQPAVHTGKYAVLEMEVGPAVSLGAPLNYDEYGTGLNAWIDSQYTITQQKDIVTKKGKLSGLVVKQFKGEKRELVDDFTIQKGIYHNMELAYASYAPKKDKKKNPLIIWLHGGGEGGTDATIPLSANKAVSFVTNDTQAYFKGAYVLVPQAPTKWMDGYTGEADGTSIYKESLMALIQEYVAKNPDIDPNRIYIGGASNGGYMTMLMIRDYPNYFAAAFPVCEGLNDRLITDQDLEKMKETPIWFVAAKNDTVLPPTINTLPTYERLVKSHANNAYLSLFEDVHDTTGLYKNNDGSPYQYNGHSSWIYLYNNEPNAKINGATTTIMEWMSKQSLNNN, encoded by the coding sequence ATGTATCAAACATTAAAAAAATATGTACTATTGGCTGTTACATGGAGTCTAGCAATTGGCATTGTACTCTCTTATGAGAAAGAAGCGCTTGCGAAGCAGGCGCACGAAAAAGCTACATCTTATCGTACAGTGACAGAGATATATGACTGGGGAGCGGTGATCACAAAAATTATTATTGACTTAGGTGAACCTGTTCCAACCAATTCACTTACAAAAGAAACGTTTAAGGTGCATGTGGCTCGAAGTGATAGTCGATTAAAACCGTCTTTATTGGAACAAGGAGATCGTACAATAAAAAAAGCCTATGTATCCGATAAAGATGGACAACCAGCCGTACATACTGGAAAATATGCAGTTTTAGAAATGGAAGTTGGACCAGCTGTTTCATTAGGAGCACCACTAAATTATGATGAATATGGTACAGGGTTAAATGCATGGATAGACAGTCAATATACCATTACCCAGCAAAAAGATATCGTAACAAAAAAAGGAAAGTTGTCAGGGCTTGTAGTGAAACAGTTTAAGGGAGAGAAAAGAGAGCTCGTAGATGATTTTACCATTCAAAAAGGTATATATCATAATATGGAATTGGCATACGCAAGTTACGCGCCGAAAAAAGATAAGAAAAAGAATCCGTTAATTATTTGGCTGCATGGAGGAGGAGAGGGAGGAACAGATGCAACAATTCCCTTATCTGCCAATAAAGCTGTTAGCTTTGTCACAAATGACACTCAGGCTTATTTTAAAGGCGCCTACGTTTTAGTACCTCAAGCGCCAACGAAATGGATGGATGGTTATACAGGTGAAGCGGATGGAACTTCGATTTATAAAGAATCACTGATGGCACTAATTCAAGAATATGTTGCTAAAAATCCTGATATTGATCCCAATAGAATCTATATCGGAGGAGCATCTAACGGCGGATATATGACTATGCTTATGATTCGTGATTATCCAAACTATTTTGCAGCAGCATTTCCAGTATGTGAAGGACTAAATGATAGATTAATTACGGATCAAGATCTTGAAAAGATGAAAGAAACGCCTATTTGGTTCGTAGCCGCTAAAAATGATACGGTTCTTCCACCAACGATTAACACTCTTCCAACTTATGAACGTTTGGTGAAAAGCCATGCAAATAATGCTTATTTATCACTATTTGAAGATGTGCATGACACCACGGGTTTATACAAAAATAATGATGGTTCGCCCTATCAGTATAACGGGCATTCATCTTGGATATATCTGTATAATAATGAACCCAACGCTAAAATAAATGGAGCTACAACAACCATAATGGAATGGATGAGCAAGCAATCGTTGAACAACAATTAA
- a CDS encoding LacI family DNA-binding transcriptional regulator, producing the protein MKPTIYDVAKKAGVSIATVSKVINQTGRISEKTIKKVNEVMMELDYQPSSVAAALTGKKTYTIGVLVPDISNPFFAEVARAFENSARAAGYTLFLCSTDHQTEREHEYIDLLFKKQVDGIIIATELNDTKLVKKIVKHDVPLVLFSVDHPSISTHVVTIDNVRGGYIAGTYLIEKGHQSVTIITEKDRKSSEGRLAGFKQALTEANLSLENQSIISCYSTVEDSRRASKQLLSLPNRPTAVFACTDLIGISLINEARKQGLSIPGDLSVIGFDNTIYADIAEPGLTTIEQPISQMATSTFEQLLKSMKKEEHAKQRITIIPELVERASVKKL; encoded by the coding sequence GTGAAACCAACCATTTACGATGTTGCGAAAAAAGCAGGGGTATCGATAGCCACTGTATCCAAAGTAATCAATCAGACAGGCCGTATTAGTGAAAAAACGATAAAAAAAGTAAATGAAGTAATGATGGAATTAGATTATCAGCCTAGCAGTGTTGCAGCTGCGTTAACTGGGAAAAAGACATACACAATTGGCGTGCTAGTTCCTGACATCTCTAATCCTTTTTTCGCAGAGGTAGCAAGAGCTTTTGAGAATAGTGCCAGAGCAGCGGGATACACGCTTTTTTTATGCAGTACGGATCATCAAACAGAACGTGAGCATGAATACATAGATCTTTTATTCAAAAAGCAAGTAGATGGAATTATTATCGCAACCGAACTAAATGATACGAAGCTCGTAAAGAAGATTGTGAAGCATGATGTACCACTTGTATTGTTTTCAGTTGATCATCCTTCTATCTCAACGCATGTAGTGACAATTGATAACGTTCGCGGAGGATATATCGCAGGTACGTATTTAATAGAAAAAGGTCATCAATCGGTAACGATTATCACTGAAAAAGATAGAAAAAGCAGTGAGGGGCGATTAGCAGGATTTAAACAAGCGCTCACAGAGGCAAATTTATCACTAGAAAATCAGTCCATTATCAGCTGTTATTCAACAGTAGAAGATAGCAGAAGAGCAAGTAAACAGCTGCTTTCTTTGCCTAATAGGCCGACAGCAGTCTTTGCATGTACGGACTTAATTGGAATATCCCTCATAAATGAGGCAAGAAAGCAGGGGCTTTCAATTCCAGGAGATCTGTCGGTAATTGGATTTGATAATACAATTTATGCCGATATTGCTGAGCCTGGTTTGACAACGATTGAACAACCTATTTCGCAGATGGCAACTAGTACGTTCGAACAGCTGTTAAAGTCTATGAAAAAAGAAGAGCATGCAAAGCAGCGAATAACAATTATTCCAGAACTAGTAGAACGTGCGTCGGTAAAAAAGCTATAA
- a CDS encoding MFS transporter yields MNEFISRKTALDRIGIPSHLTWGYIGIIVFMIGDGLEQGWLSPYLVERGLTIEHAALLFTVYGITVSISSWFSGVLVQLWGPRKAMAFGLISFIIGSIGFIGIGLHIMNYTIILICYALRGFGYPLFAYSFLVWVSYRTPQEMLSKAVGWFWFVFQLGLSVIGAFYSSYMVPKIGEIATLWSGLLFVLIGGIFSIIMNKDRFTVQKVSDNKTKELMKGITIAFENPKVGIGGVVKIINSAAQFGFVVFLPTYMMKHDFTMSEWLQIWGTLFFVNMAFNIIFGIVGDKFGWVNTIKWFGGVGCGIVTLALYYVPQFVGHNYWVMMIVACCYGATLAGYVPLTALVPSLAPENKGAAMSVLNLGSGLSAFVGPLIVTIFIGLLGTGGVIWIFACLYFFGAFLTGFLTIPTETTVKGETINEVKNPVSL; encoded by the coding sequence ATGAATGAATTTATTTCCAGAAAAACAGCTCTTGACAGGATTGGGATCCCTTCTCATTTAACGTGGGGATACATAGGTATTATTGTTTTTATGATTGGCGATGGCTTAGAACAAGGATGGTTATCTCCTTATCTTGTAGAAAGAGGTTTAACCATTGAACATGCTGCTTTACTTTTTACCGTTTACGGTATTACGGTCTCTATTTCTTCCTGGTTCTCCGGCGTACTGGTTCAGCTGTGGGGTCCTAGAAAAGCAATGGCATTCGGCTTGATATCCTTTATTATTGGTTCAATTGGATTTATAGGTATAGGACTTCATATTATGAATTACACAATTATATTAATTTGTTATGCTCTTAGAGGATTTGGCTACCCTTTATTTGCTTACTCATTCTTGGTCTGGGTGTCTTACCGCACGCCCCAGGAAATGCTTTCAAAAGCAGTAGGCTGGTTTTGGTTTGTCTTCCAGCTTGGTTTAAGCGTAATCGGAGCTTTTTATTCCAGTTACATGGTTCCTAAAATCGGCGAAATTGCTACCTTGTGGAGTGGTTTACTTTTTGTTTTGATCGGCGGAATCTTTTCAATTATCATGAATAAAGACAGATTTACCGTTCAAAAAGTAAGCGATAACAAAACAAAAGAATTAATGAAAGGGATTACAATTGCATTTGAGAACCCTAAAGTAGGAATCGGTGGAGTTGTAAAGATTATTAACTCCGCTGCTCAATTTGGATTTGTTGTCTTCTTGCCAACCTATATGATGAAACACGATTTCACAATGAGCGAATGGCTTCAAATCTGGGGCACTCTGTTTTTTGTGAATATGGCTTTTAATATTATTTTTGGTATTGTTGGAGATAAATTTGGCTGGGTAAATACAATCAAATGGTTTGGTGGAGTAGGATGCGGAATTGTAACACTCGCTCTTTACTATGTACCTCAATTCGTAGGACATAATTATTGGGTAATGATGATTGTCGCATGCTGTTACGGTGCAACACTAGCAGGATATGTCCCTCTTACAGCGTTAGTGCCTTCCTTAGCTCCGGAGAATAAAGGAGCTGCGATGTCCGTATTGAATTTAGGATCTGGACTTTCTGCTTTTGTAGGCCCTTTAATTGTAACTATTTTCATAGGTCTTTTAGGCACGGGCGGCGTAATCTGGATCTTTGCTTGCCTATATTTCTTTGGAGCTTTTTTAACGGGTTTCCTTACAATTCCAACAGAAACAACAGTCAAAGGCGAAACAATAAACGAAGTCAAAAATCCGGTCTCTCTATAA
- the iolG gene encoding inositol 2-dehydrogenase, whose product MGILTIGIIGAGRIGKLHVDNLKLMPQIKIKAVSDVVVDHLHEWAASKGISTLTTNYQDLLADSEIDAVFICSPTNTHASIIEEAARAKKHIFCEKPVSFSVEETIQALEVVKEHGVQLQVGFNRRFDPNFKKVHDLVQQGEVGQPHILKITSRDPQPPSPEYVRASGGLFMDMMIHDFDMARYVMDSEVIEVSAYGTTLIDPAIEEAGDIDTAIVSLKFANGALGVIDNSRQAVYGYDQRLEVFGEKGSATADNCRPTTVEISTGESVVKEKPLYFFLERYTQAYIDEVTQFARAIMENQSVICTGNDGLQAERIAKAAKKSLLSGQPVKIEHKKYAVN is encoded by the coding sequence ATGGGGATTCTTACAATTGGAATAATTGGTGCTGGACGAATAGGTAAATTACATGTTGATAATTTAAAATTAATGCCGCAAATAAAAATTAAAGCGGTTTCAGACGTAGTGGTAGATCATTTGCACGAGTGGGCTGCAAGTAAAGGAATTTCAACGTTAACAACAAATTATCAAGATTTATTAGCAGATTCAGAAATTGATGCCGTTTTCATTTGTTCGCCAACGAATACGCACGCATCGATTATTGAAGAAGCTGCTCGAGCGAAAAAGCATATTTTCTGTGAAAAGCCCGTTAGTTTTTCAGTAGAAGAAACAATCCAAGCGTTAGAAGTAGTAAAAGAACACGGCGTACAGCTTCAAGTTGGCTTTAACCGACGATTTGATCCCAACTTTAAAAAAGTGCATGATCTTGTACAGCAAGGAGAAGTAGGACAGCCGCACATTTTAAAAATCACCTCCAGAGATCCTCAGCCTCCGAGTCCAGAATACGTCCGCGCTTCAGGAGGATTGTTCATGGATATGATGATTCATGATTTTGATATGGCTCGTTATGTAATGGACAGTGAAGTAATTGAAGTATCGGCTTACGGGACGACGCTCATCGATCCTGCTATTGAAGAAGCAGGGGATATAGATACGGCAATTGTGTCATTAAAATTTGCAAACGGAGCTTTAGGCGTGATTGATAACAGTCGTCAAGCTGTCTACGGTTACGACCAGCGCCTTGAAGTTTTTGGTGAAAAAGGTTCCGCTACTGCTGATAATTGCCGTCCAACTACAGTAGAAATATCAACAGGCGAAAGTGTAGTGAAAGAGAAGCCGCTATATTTCTTCCTTGAACGCTATACACAAGCATATATAGATGAAGTAACACAGTTTGCAAGAGCAATTATGGAAAATCAAAGCGTAATTTGTACAGGTAACGATGGATTACAGGCAGAACGAATTGCTAAAGCAGCAAAAAAATCTTTACTATCAGGGCAGCCAGTGAAGATTGAACATAAAAAATACGCAGTGAATTAA
- the iolC gene encoding 5-dehydro-2-deoxygluconokinase, producing the protein MNPLVFKENRELDFIAIGRLCIDLNANETQRPMEETKTFTKYVGGSPANIAIGAARLGLKTGFIGKVSDDQMGRFITGYLQKNKINTDSIAVDKTGAVTGLAFTEIKSPTDCSILMYRDNVADLKLDPTEVSEEYIKKSKALLISGTALAQSPSREAVFLALEYARKHEVVVFFDIDYRPYTWESEAETAVYFNLAAEKSDVIIGTREEFDMMEKLLNYKESNDQVTAERWFSHHAQIVVIKHGGEGSIAYTRDGKSHRGGIFKTKVLKTFGAGDSYASAFIYGLMQGLEIPQAMRLGGASASIVISRHSCSDAMPTSVELFNFMETATEVLQEA; encoded by the coding sequence ATGAATCCGCTTGTTTTTAAAGAAAATCGTGAGTTAGATTTTATCGCTATCGGTCGCTTATGTATTGATTTAAATGCAAATGAAACACAGCGTCCAATGGAAGAGACTAAAACATTCACTAAATATGTAGGAGGCTCTCCAGCTAATATTGCGATTGGAGCAGCAAGGCTAGGCTTAAAAACCGGTTTTATCGGAAAAGTATCAGATGATCAAATGGGCCGCTTCATTACTGGGTATCTTCAAAAAAATAAGATTAATACAGATAGTATTGCTGTCGATAAAACAGGGGCTGTAACGGGGCTTGCTTTTACGGAAATCAAGAGCCCTACAGATTGCAGCATCTTAATGTATCGAGATAACGTAGCGGATTTAAAACTAGATCCTACAGAAGTATCAGAAGAATATATTAAGAAGTCAAAGGCTCTTTTAATATCTGGAACTGCTCTTGCACAAAGTCCTTCTCGTGAAGCTGTATTTCTAGCATTAGAATACGCACGCAAGCATGAAGTTGTAGTGTTTTTTGATATTGACTATCGTCCATATACATGGGAATCGGAAGCTGAAACGGCAGTCTATTTTAATTTAGCTGCTGAAAAATCAGATGTGATTATTGGTACGCGAGAAGAGTTTGACATGATGGAAAAACTTTTAAATTATAAAGAATCTAATGATCAAGTAACAGCAGAGCGCTGGTTTTCTCACCATGCTCAAATCGTCGTGATTAAGCATGGTGGAGAAGGATCTATTGCCTATACAAGAGATGGTAAGTCTCACCGTGGAGGAATATTTAAAACAAAAGTTCTGAAAACGTTTGGTGCTGGTGATTCCTATGCTTCAGCCTTTATTTATGGATTGATGCAAGGACTGGAAATTCCACAGGCAATGCGATTGGGGGGGGCCTCCGCTTCGATTGTCATTTCAAGACACAGCTGTTCAGATGCTATGCCGACAAGCGTTGAGCTCTTCAACTTTATGGAGACAGCAACTGAAGTTTTGCAGGAAGCCTAA
- a CDS encoding CoA-acylating methylmalonate-semialdehyde dehydrogenase has protein sequence MTQTAVKTVKNYIGGQWIESAASKTEPVYNPATGELIAQVPLSTKEDVDQAVQAANEAFKGWAKTAVPKRARILFKYQQLLVDNWDELAKLVTVENGKSFNEARGEVQRGIECVEFAAGAPTLMMGKQLPDIATDIESGMYRYPIGVIGGITPFNFPMMVPCWMFPLAIACGNTFVLKPSERTPLLAARLAELFEEAGLPKGVLNIVNGAHDVVNGLLEHKLVKAISFVGSQPVAEYVYKKGTENLKRVQALAGAKNHSIVLNDADLNVATKQIIGAAFGSAGERCMAASVVTVQEEIADQLIERLVEEANDIVIGDGLEENVFLGPVIRENHKERTLSYIESGVQEGAELIRDGRTDAAVNGKGYFVGPTIFDHVTQEMKIWQDEIFAPVLSIVRVKTLEEAIEVANNSRFANGACIYTDSGASVREFRENIESGMLGVNVGVPAPMAFFPFSGWKDSFYGDLHANGTDGVEFYTRKKMVTTRW, from the coding sequence ATGACGCAAACAGCAGTAAAAACAGTAAAAAACTATATTGGTGGACAATGGATTGAATCAGCTGCATCAAAAACGGAACCTGTGTATAACCCAGCAACAGGTGAATTAATCGCACAGGTACCTCTTTCTACAAAAGAAGACGTAGATCAAGCGGTGCAAGCAGCAAATGAAGCGTTCAAAGGGTGGGCAAAAACAGCTGTGCCTAAACGTGCACGAATTTTATTCAAGTATCAGCAGCTATTAGTAGATAACTGGGATGAATTAGCAAAGTTAGTGACAGTTGAAAACGGAAAAAGCTTTAACGAAGCGCGAGGTGAAGTGCAGCGTGGAATTGAATGCGTAGAATTCGCGGCAGGAGCTCCTACGTTAATGATGGGGAAACAGCTTCCTGATATTGCAACAGATATTGAGTCTGGCATGTACCGCTATCCAATTGGCGTCATTGGAGGAATTACACCGTTCAATTTTCCAATGATGGTTCCTTGCTGGATGTTCCCGCTTGCGATCGCTTGCGGCAATACATTTGTGTTAAAGCCTTCTGAGCGTACGCCGCTGTTAGCTGCAAGATTAGCTGAGCTGTTTGAAGAAGCTGGTTTGCCAAAAGGTGTATTAAATATTGTAAACGGCGCGCATGATGTGGTAAACGGTCTTCTTGAACATAAATTAGTGAAAGCTATTTCGTTTGTAGGTTCCCAGCCTGTAGCTGAGTACGTGTACAAAAAAGGTACGGAAAACTTAAAGCGTGTTCAAGCTTTAGCCGGTGCTAAAAACCATTCAATTGTATTAAATGATGCAGATTTGAACGTAGCAACAAAACAAATTATCGGAGCCGCTTTTGGTTCAGCAGGTGAACGCTGTATGGCAGCATCTGTTGTTACTGTACAAGAAGAAATTGCGGATCAGCTAATTGAAAGATTAGTAGAGGAAGCAAATGATATTGTAATTGGGGACGGCTTAGAAGAAAACGTCTTCTTAGGACCAGTCATTCGTGAAAATCATAAAGAGCGTACGCTCAGCTATATTGAATCAGGCGTGCAAGAAGGAGCGGAGCTTATTCGTGACGGTCGCACAGATGCAGCAGTAAATGGCAAGGGCTACTTTGTCGGACCAACGATTTTTGATCATGTTACGCAAGAAATGAAAATTTGGCAAGATGAAATTTTTGCACCTGTGCTGTCTATTGTACGTGTGAAAACATTAGAAGAAGCTATTGAAGTAGCTAATAACTCTCGATTTGCAAACGGTGCTTGTATTTATACAGATAGCGGCGCAAGCGTACGTGAGTTCCGTGAAAATATTGAATCTGGTATGTTAGGAGTAAATGTAGGGGTACCGGCACCTATGGCATTCTTCCCATTCTCTGGCTGGAAAGATTCTTTTTACGGTGATCTTCATGCAAATGGTACGGACGGCGTGGAGTTTTATACAAGAAAGAAAATGGTAACAACGCGCTGGTAA
- the iolD gene encoding 3D-(3,5/4)-trihydroxycyclohexane-1,2-dione acylhydrolase (decyclizing), which yields METVRMTTAQALVKFLNQQYVEFDGKQHQFIKGIFTIFGHGNVVGLGQALEEDPGNLDVYQGRNEQGMANAAMAFAKQKHRKQIMACTSSVGPGSANMVTTAATASANNIPVLLLPGDVFATRQPDPVLQQIEQSYDLSISTNDAFRPVSKYWDRVSRPEQLMTAMINAIRVLTNPADTGAVTICLPQDVQGEAWDFPAYFFQKRVHRIERRLPTRDSLADAIQAIKTKKKPIIICGGGVRYSEAAKELKQFASEFHIPFGETQAGKSAVESDYRYNLGGIGVTGNSAANTIAKDADLVIGVGTRFTDFTTASKQLFQHPDVQFLTINTSEFHANKLDAVKLVADAKEGLFALRKELMSIGYQSGYTTEIASAKDAWEAELERLHSIRFTGADFIPEIKGHLDESLAEYAESLGTQLTQTEVIGEVNKLLDDNSVIVGAAGSLPGDLQRMWKSNKPNTYHMEYGYSCMGYEVSGALGVKLAEPAKEVYAMVGDGSYQMLHSELITSLQERKKINILLFDNSGFGCINNLQMSNGMGSFGTEFRYRNDETGKLNGNVMKIDFAASAAGYGVKTYRVSSLEELKTAMEDSQKQETSTLIDIKVLPKTMTNGYESWWHVGVAEVSENHHVQEAYKDKVKNLEMARGY from the coding sequence ATGGAAACAGTTAGAATGACGACGGCACAAGCATTAGTGAAGTTTTTAAATCAGCAGTATGTTGAATTTGATGGAAAGCAGCATCAGTTTATTAAAGGGATTTTTACAATTTTCGGGCACGGAAATGTAGTAGGTCTTGGGCAAGCTTTGGAAGAAGACCCAGGAAATCTAGATGTATATCAAGGACGTAATGAACAAGGAATGGCCAATGCAGCGATGGCTTTTGCAAAACAAAAACATCGAAAGCAGATTATGGCTTGCACATCTTCAGTAGGACCAGGTTCGGCAAATATGGTTACAACGGCAGCAACAGCTTCAGCTAATAACATTCCAGTTTTGTTGCTTCCCGGCGATGTATTTGCAACTAGACAGCCTGATCCTGTTTTGCAGCAAATTGAACAGTCATATGATTTATCTATTTCTACAAACGATGCTTTCCGTCCAGTGAGTAAGTACTGGGATCGCGTAAGCCGCCCTGAACAATTGATGACAGCTATGATTAATGCGATACGTGTGTTAACGAATCCTGCAGATACGGGAGCTGTAACTATTTGTTTGCCTCAAGATGTGCAGGGAGAAGCATGGGACTTTCCAGCTTATTTCTTCCAAAAGCGCGTTCACCGCATTGAGCGTCGCCTTCCGACTAGGGACAGTCTAGCAGATGCAATTCAAGCAATAAAAACAAAGAAAAAGCCAATCATCATTTGCGGAGGAGGCGTTCGGTATTCAGAAGCTGCAAAAGAGTTAAAACAATTTGCTAGTGAGTTCCATATTCCATTTGGAGAAACTCAAGCTGGGAAAAGTGCCGTTGAAAGCGACTATCGCTATAATCTTGGCGGAATAGGTGTAACAGGAAACTCAGCTGCTAATACAATCGCTAAAGATGCGGATTTAGTAATTGGAGTAGGCACTCGATTTACTGATTTTACAACAGCATCTAAACAGCTTTTTCAACATCCCGACGTGCAATTTCTTACTATTAACACGTCTGAATTTCATGCAAATAAACTGGATGCCGTGAAGCTTGTAGCTGATGCAAAAGAAGGGTTGTTTGCTCTTAGGAAAGAGCTCATGTCAATTGGCTATCAGTCTGGTTACACGACAGAAATTGCAAGTGCAAAAGACGCATGGGAAGCAGAATTAGAGCGTCTACATAGCATACGTTTTACAGGGGCAGATTTTATTCCAGAAATAAAAGGTCATTTAGATGAAAGCTTAGCTGAATATGCAGAATCACTTGGTACTCAATTAACGCAAACAGAAGTAATTGGAGAGGTGAATAAGCTCCTTGATGACAACTCCGTCATTGTTGGTGCAGCTGGAAGTCTTCCAGGTGACTTACAGAGAATGTGGAAGTCTAATAAACCCAATACCTATCATATGGAATATGGATATTCATGTATGGGATATGAAGTATCAGGTGCACTTGGAGTTAAGCTGGCTGAACCAGCTAAAGAAGTGTATGCGATGGTTGGAGATGGAAGCTATCAAATGCTGCATTCAGAGCTCATTACAAGCCTTCAAGAAAGAAAAAAGATAAATATTTTACTGTTTGATAACTCAGGATTTGGATGTATTAATAATCTTCAAATGTCAAATGGAATGGGGAGTTTTGGAACAGAGTTTCGCTATCGCAACGATGAAACAGGAAAATTAAACGGAAACGTGATGAAAATTGATTTTGCAGCCAGCGCCGCAGGCTACGGTGTAAAAACATATCGTGTAAGCTCTCTTGAAGAACTAAAAACGGCAATGGAAGATTCACAAAAACAAGAGACTTCTACATTAATTGATATTAAAGTGCTACCCAAAACTATGACAAACGGTTATGAATCGTGGTGGCATGTAGGAGTAGCAGAGGTATCTGAAAATCACCATGTACAAGAAGCCTATAAGGATAAAGTGAAAAATCTTGAAATGGCCAGAGGTTATTAA
- the iolE gene encoding myo-inosose-2 dehydratase, whose translation MFKENTVKLGIAPIAWTNDDMPELGAENTFEQCISEMALTGFKGSEVGNKYPRNVSILRKALSLRNLEIASAWFSTFLTTKPLEETVTPFIEHRDFLYEMGAKVIVVSEQGHSIQGMMDVPLFKDKPVFTPTEWSSLIEGLHYLGKLAREKDMHIVYHHHMGTGVQTTEEIEQLMELTNPELVSLLFDTGHLVFSGEEPLYILKKYLHRIKHVHLKDIRQEVVDRVKQQDLSFLQAVKEGAFTVPGDGVIEFDEVFTTLAASDYNGWFVVEAEQDPALANPFEYALKARNFIKEKSGL comes from the coding sequence ATGTTCAAGGAAAACACGGTCAAACTGGGGATTGCTCCAATCGCTTGGACAAATGATGACATGCCTGAACTAGGAGCTGAAAATACATTTGAACAGTGTATCAGTGAGATGGCTTTAACCGGTTTTAAAGGAAGTGAGGTAGGAAACAAATATCCGCGAAATGTTTCGATCTTAAGGAAGGCATTATCACTTCGGAATTTAGAAATTGCAAGCGCATGGTTTAGTACATTTTTAACGACAAAGCCGCTGGAAGAAACGGTGACGCCATTTATTGAACATCGCGATTTTTTATACGAAATGGGAGCAAAAGTAATTGTTGTATCTGAACAAGGACACAGCATTCAAGGGATGATGGATGTACCTTTATTCAAAGACAAGCCCGTGTTCACGCCAACAGAGTGGAGCAGCCTTATAGAAGGCCTGCACTATCTTGGGAAACTAGCAAGAGAGAAAGATATGCATATTGTCTATCATCATCACATGGGAACAGGCGTCCAAACAACAGAAGAAATTGAGCAGCTAATGGAGCTTACCAATCCAGAGCTTGTTTCGCTCCTATTTGATACCGGTCATCTTGTTTTTTCAGGCGAAGAACCTCTTTATATCTTAAAAAAATATCTTCATCGTATTAAACATGTTCATTTAAAAGATATTCGCCAAGAAGTAGTTGATCGAGTCAAACAACAAGACCTGAGCTTCTTGCAAGCGGTAAAAGAAGGAGCCTTTACTGTTCCAGGCGACGGAGTTATTGAATTTGATGAAGTATTTACTACGCTTGCCGCTTCTGATTATAACGGCTGGTTTGTCGTAGAAGCAGAACAGGATCCAGCGCTTGCTAATCCTTTTGAATATGCGTTAAAAGCAAGAAACTTTATTAAAGAAAAAAGCGGTCTTTAA